From the genome of Mycobacteriales bacterium:
GAGCCGCTCCGCGGCGGCCAGGAAGCTGTCCGGGGCGGGCTTGCCCGGCAGGTGCTCGGTGCCGTCGACGACCTCCTCGACGTACTCGTCCAGGCCGGTGACCGAGAGGACCTGCTTGGTGTTGGCGCTGGAGGAGACCACCGCGCGGCGCAGCCCGGCGTCGCGGGCGGCAGCCAGGTAGCGGCGGGAGCCGTCGAAGACCTCGACGCCGTCGCGGTCGATCGCGGCCAGCAGCAGGTCGTTCTTGCGGTTGCCGAGCCCGTGCACGGTCTCGGCGTCGGGCGGGTCGTCCGGGTCGCCGTCGGGCAGCGTGATCCCGCGGCTGTCCAGGAACGCCCGGACGCCGTCCGCGCGGGGCCGGCCGTCGACGTAGCGCGGGTAGTCGGCGTCCGGGTCGAACGGCGCCTGTCCGCGCTGCTTCAGGAAGCCGTCGAACATCTCGGTCCAGGCCTTGTTGTGCACGGCCGCGGTGTCGGTGAGGACGCCGTCCAGGTCGAACAGACAGGCGGTGACCTCGTCGGGTAGTCCCAGCACGAGGGTGATCCTCCCCCTAGGACGTCGGCCGTGCGCGAGGCCTCCGACCCACGCCGCGGTCTGGGCCGACCTCGACCGCTAGCCCCGGCGCTTCTCGGCCACCAGCGCGAACTTGCGGACCCGCCCGCTCCCGAGCCAGTCGCTCCAGAGCTGGTGCGCGGCGATCAGCTCGTGCACCGCCCGCGTCCCGACCTGGCCGGCGATCTCGGCCGCGTGGGCCCGGTACGACCCCAGCAGCGCCGCCGCCGTCGCCTGGTGCTCCTTCGTGTTCTCCTCCTGCCACGTGACGGTCAACCCCACCTCGTCGAGCAGGGCGGTCAGCTCGGCCAGCTCGACGAGCCGGACGGTGTCGGCGTCGGGCATGTCGCCCTGTTCGGCCGGGGTCAGCGGCCGGCCCTCCTCGACCGTGCAGGCGAATCGGCCGCCCGGCAGCAGCGTCCTGGCGACGCCGGCCAGCAGCGTCCGCTTGTCGGGGAACGCGAGGATGGTCTCCAGCAGGAGCACGACGTCGACGCGGCTGTCCGGCAGCGGCGGGAGGTGCCGCTGCTCGAAGCGGCAGGACAGGTCGCCGGCGAGCCCGCGGGCGATCTCCACCGCGCTCGCGGAGCCGTCGACCCCGAGGTAGCGGCAGCCCAGCTCGGCCGTGATGAACCGGCCCGGCCCGGCGACACCGCAACACAGGTCGAGCACCTCGACCCCGGGGCCGATGCCCGCCTGCAGGGCCAGCCGCAGGATCTCGTCGGCCCGCATGAAGCTCTCCTGGCCCACGTACTCGCCCGGCGGGTAGGCGGCGGCCCGGGCGCGCCCGAGCGCGGCGCGGAAGGGGCCGCGCTCGTCCTGTCTCACCACTGCGCCGCCGGCCTCCCGATTCGCTGCGAACGCAACCACGGGCCGCCGCCGGACACGGTTCAGAGGGGTGATCCGTACGCGAAGGCCTGTACCGGACGTCCCCGGGTTCCTAAGGTGGCCCGGTGCCGACG
Proteins encoded in this window:
- a CDS encoding class I SAM-dependent methyltransferase; its protein translation is MRQDERGPFRAALGRARAAAYPPGEYVGQESFMRADEILRLALQAGIGPGVEVLDLCCGVAGPGRFITAELGCRYLGVDGSASAVEIARGLAGDLSCRFEQRHLPPLPDSRVDVVLLLETILAFPDKRTLLAGVARTLLPGGRFACTVEEGRPLTPAEQGDMPDADTVRLVELAELTALLDEVGLTVTWQEENTKEHQATAAALLGSYRAHAAEIAGQVGTRAVHELIAAHQLWSDWLGSGRVRKFALVAEKRRG
- a CDS encoding beta-phosphoglucomutase family hydrolase, which encodes MLGLPDEVTACLFDLDGVLTDTAAVHNKAWTEMFDGFLKQRGQAPFDPDADYPRYVDGRPRADGVRAFLDSRGITLPDGDPDDPPDAETVHGLGNRKNDLLLAAIDRDGVEVFDGSRRYLAAARDAGLRRAVVSSSANTKQVLSVTGLDEYVEEVVDGTEHLPGKPAPDSFLAAAERLGVEPRQAAVFEDATAGVEAGRAGDFGCVIGVDRIGHAADLREHGADVVVGDLAELLR